The following coding sequences lie in one Musa acuminata AAA Group cultivar baxijiao chromosome BXJ1-8, Cavendish_Baxijiao_AAA, whole genome shotgun sequence genomic window:
- the LOC103996234 gene encoding nucleobase-ascorbate transporter 6: MAGAAPPPKQDELVPHPVKDQLPNVFFCITSPPPWPEAILLGFQHYLVMLGTTVIIPTALVPQMGGGNDEKARVIQTLLFVAGINTLFQTFFGTRLPAVMGGSYTFVMPTISIILAGRYSDIADPHEKFLRIMRGTQGALIVASTLQIIIGFSGLWRNVTRFLSPLSAVPLVALAGFGLYELGFPGVSKCVEIGLPVIVLLVIFSQYLPHAMHSERHVFDRFAVIFSIVIVWLYAYLLTVGGAYRHSPPKTQLHCRTDRSGLVGGAPWIRVPYPFQWGAPTFDAGEAFAMMAASFVALVESTGTFMAVARYASATPVPPSVLSRGIGWQGIGILLDGLFGTANGSSVSVENAGLLALTRVGSRRVVQISAGFMIFFSILGKFGAVFASIPAPIFAALYCLFFAYVGAAGLSFLQFCNLNSFRTKFILGFSVFMGLSVPQYFNEYTSVAGYGPVHTGARWFNDIINVIFSSKPFVAGFVAFLLDNTLHRHDSAVRKDRGFHWWHKFRSFMGDTRSEEFYSLPCNLNKFFPSV, translated from the exons ATGGCCGGAGCAGCGCCGCCGCCGAAGCAGGATGAGTTAGTGCCACATCCGGTGAAGGACCAACTGCCCAATGTTTTCTTCTGCATTACCAGTCCTCCTCCTTGGC CTGAAGCGATTCTTCTTGGTTTCCAACATTACCTGGTTATGCTGGGAACTACTGTTATCATCCCCACAGCACTTGTTCCCCAGATGGGTGGAGGAAAT GATGAGAAAGCAAGGGTAATCCAGACATTGCTGTTTGTGGCTGGTATTAACACTCTTTTCCAAACATTCTTCGGAACTCGCTTGCCGGCTGTGATGGGAGGGTCATACACCTTTGTCATGCCTACCATATCTATAATCTTAGCGGGGCGTTACAGTGATATCGCGGATCCTCATGAG AAATTCCTGCGTATCATGCGTGGAACCCAGGGTGCACTAATTGTGGCTTCGACACTTCAAATTATTATTGGCTTCAGCGGGCTTTGGCGCAATGTAACAAG atttttaaGTCCACTGTCAGCGGTTCCTCTGGTCGCACTAGCTGGGTTTGGGCTCTATGAGCTTGGTTTTCCGGGG GTTTCCAAATGTGTCGAGATTGGCCTGCCGGTGATTGTTCTCTTAGTGATATTCTCACAG TATCTTCCTCACGCTATGCATTCGGAGAGGCATGTCTTTGACAGATTTGCTGTCATATTTTCAATTGTGATTGTATGGCTATATGCATACTTGCTCACAGTTGGTGGGGCATATAGACATTCCCCGCCAAAGACACAACTGCATTGCCGTACCGATCGTTCTGGTCTTGTTGGTGGTGCTCCTTG GATAAGAGTCCCATATCCATTTCAATGGGGAGCACCAACTTTCGATGCTGGTGAGGCTTTTGCAATGATGGCAGCTTCATTTGTGGCCCTTGTAGAG TCCACTGGTACTTTTATGGCTGTCGCAAGGTATGCAAGTGCAACACCAGTTCCTCCTTCAGTTCTCAGTCGAGGCATTGGTTGGCAG GGTATCGGTATCTTGTTGGATGGATTATTTGGAACTGCAAATGGTTCATCAGTATCAGT TGAAAATGCTGGTTTGCTGGCATTGACACGTGTCGGCAGTCGGAGGGTTGTGCAAATATCCGCAGGATTCATGATTTTCTTTTCCATTCTTG GGAAATTTGGAGCAGTTTTTGCATCCATTCCTGCACCAATTTTTGCAGCTCTTTACTGTCTTTTCTTTGCATATGTTG GTGCTGCAGGTCTTAGTTTCCTTCAGTTCTGCAATCTTAACAGCTTCCGAACTAAATTCATCTTAGGATTCTCTGTTTTCATGGGTTTGTCGGTTCCACAGTACTTCAACGAATACACTTCTGTTGCTGGTTATGGTCCGGTCCACACTGGAGCAAGATGG TTCAATGATATCATTAATGTGATATTCTCTTCGAAGCCATTTGTGGCGGGCTTTGTGGCATTTCTCCTGGACAATACCCTCCATCGCCATGACAGTGCTGTAAGGAAAGACAGGGGTTTTCATTGGTGGCACAAGTTCCGATCCTTCATGGGCGACACTAGAAGTGAGGAATTCTACTCATTGCCTTGTAATCTCAATAAGTTCTTTCCATCAGTGTGA
- the LOC135588297 gene encoding LIM domain-containing protein WLIM1-like, whose translation MASMFGGTTQKCQACQKTVYLVDQLAADGRIYHRACFRCHHCKGTLKFSNYSSIDGVLYCKPHYDQLFKMTGSLDKIFEGAPKSSKIDRSIGQQGIANNRYSTIFLGTQDKCVECKKTVYPIEKVAVDGNSYHRPCFRCSHGGCTISPSNFITHEGRLYCKHHHAQLFMTKGNFSSFSKVEEKHEDITLPADKVLVEGVQVA comes from the exons atggcatcGATGTTTGGTGGGACGACGCAGAAGTGCCAAGCGTGCCAGAAGACGGTGTACTTAGTGGACCAGCTTGCCGCCGACGGCAGGATCTACCACAGAGCTTGCTTCCGGTGCCACCACTGCAAAGGAACCCTCAAG TTCAGCAATTATAGCTCCATTGATGGAGTTCTTTACTGCAAGCCTCACTATGACCAACTCTTCAAAATGACCGGCAGCCTGGATAAAATTTTCGAAG GTGCTCCGAAATCTTCTAAGATAGACAGATCTATCGGTCAACAG GGCATTGCTAATAACCGGTACTCGACTATTTTTCTCGGGACACAAGACAAATGTGTTGAGTGCAAGAAAACAGTGTATCCAATTGAGAAG GTGGCTGTTGATGGAAACTCATACCACAGGCCCTGCTTCAGGTGCAGCCATGGAGGCTGCACCATTAGCCCATCTAACTTCATCACACATGAGGGAAGACTTTACTGCAAGCACCACCATGCTCAGCTATTTATGACCAAGGGCAATTTCAGCAGCTTCAGCAAGGTTGAAGAGAAGCATGAAGACATAACATTGCCTGCTGATAAAGTTCTTGTTGAAGGTGTCCAAGTTGCATAA
- the LOC135588298 gene encoding protein PLASTID REDOX INSENSITIVE 2, chloroplastic-like: MSLRSLSLPFSFSHPPVASSRPSPPPFARQPILSFPSSVPIPLNTSSRSPFRAAWRRPVYVYPDPIPEFAKAETRKFEDDLRRKLLKSKEIFGDDVDTVVELCGEIFSNFLHKEYGGPGTLLVEPFTEMLLALKEKKLPGAPVAARAALLWAQNYVNQDWETWTFQQSQ, from the exons ATGAGCCTTCGCTCTTtatctcttcccttctctttctcccATCCGCCTGTCGCCTCATCTcggccttctcctcctccgtTCGCGAGACAACCAATCCTCTCCTTCCCGTCTTCGGTACCCATTCCCCTCAATACCTCCTCCAGGAGTCCTTTCCGGGCGGCATGGCGGCGGCCTGTCTACGTCTACCCCGACCCGATCCCCGAATTCGCCAAAGCT GAGACTCGGAAGTTCGAGGATGACCTTCGGAGGAAGCTTCTCAAGAGTAAGGAAATCTTCGGCGACGACGTGGATACCGTAGTGGAACTCTGTGGGGAG ATATTCAGCAACTTCTTACATAAGGAGTATGGAGGCCCTGGGACATTGTTGGTGGAACCTTTCACTGAGATGTTGCTTGCACTAAAGGAGAAGAAACTTCCTGGGGCTCCTGTAGCAGCAAGGGCAGCTCTCTTGTGGGCACAAAACTATGTCAATCAGGACTGGGAGACCTGGACTTTCCAGCAATCTCAGTAA
- the LOC135588295 gene encoding peroxidase 31-like gives MASYPLVASFAALVAVLLLAAPATAKLTTLYYQKTCPNVEKIVSDVVTTKQISTPTTAAGALRLFFHDCFVGGCDASVLVSSNAFNRAERDADDNVSLPGDGFDAIVRAKTALELQCPGVVSCADVLALATRELVLMLGGPFYRVRLGRKDALTSTAASITGNLPGPNMTVDQLISLFARRHFTVQELVVLSGAHTVGFSHCSQFASRIFGYDGGARDAHDPAMSPRFAQALQKACANYVKNPTIAAFNDVMTPGKFDNMYYQNLLRGLGLLASDQALALDPRTKPFVQLYAANQTAFFNDFSRAMEKVSVLGVKAGRRKGEVRRRCDVFNNLTT, from the coding sequence ATGGCCAGCTATCCCCTGGTGGCAAGTTTCGCGGCCTTGGTCGCGGTCCTACTCCTCGCGGCCCCTGCCACCGCCAAGCTCACCACCCTGTACTATCAGAAGACGTGTCCCAATGTCGAGAAGATCGTGTCGGATGTGGTAACAACCAAGCAGATCAGCACCCCCACCACCGCCGCCGGCGCCCTCCGCTTGTTCTTCCACGACTGCTTCGTCGGAGGCTGCGACGCCTCCGTGCTCGTGTCGAGCAACGCCTTCAACCGCGCGGAGCGCGACGCCGACGACAACGTCTCCCTCCCCGGTGACGGCTTCGACGCCATCGTCCGTGCTAAGACCGCGCTCGAGCTGCAGTGCCCCGGTGTCGTCTCCTGCGCGGACGTCCTCGCCCTCGCCACCCGCGAACTTGTCCTCATGCTCGGCGGGCCTTTCTACCGCGTCCGCCTCGGTCGGAAGGATGCCCTcacctccaccgccgcctccaTCACAGGCAACCTCCCCGGCCCCAACATGACCGTGGACCAGCTCATCTCCCTCTTCGCGCGCAGGCACTTCACCGTGCAGGAGCTGGTCGTCCTTTCCGGCGCCCACACCGTCGGCTTCTCCCACTGCAGCCAGTTCGCCTCGCGCATCTTCGGCTACGACGGCGGAGCACGCGACGCCCACGACCCGGCCATGAGCCCACGGTTCGCGCAGGCGCTGCAGAAGGCGTGCGCCAACTACGTGAAGAACCCAACCATCGCGGCTTTCAACGACGTGATGACGCCCGGCAAGTTCGACAACATGTACTACCAGAACCTGCTGCGAGGACTGGGGCTGCTGGCCTCGGACCAGGCGTTGGCGTTAGACCCGCGGACGAAGCCCTTCGTGCAGCTCTACGCCGCCAACCAGACGGCCTTCTTCAACGACTTCAGCCGCGCCATGGAGAAGGTCAGCGTGCTCGGCGTGAAGGCGGGACGACGCAAGGGCGAGGTCCGGCGGCGGTGCGACGTGTTCAACAACCTCACCACTTAA